In Suncus etruscus isolate mSunEtr1 chromosome 2, mSunEtr1.pri.cur, whole genome shotgun sequence, the genomic stretch ACACGATGTAGATAGCACTATGAGATGTTAAAATGGTCACTGTTTCATGGACTGAAGCCTTTTCTTCCATGTACATTAATAATTGAAAAgtcagttttttttcttattataggTAACATGAAAACTAACCCTTGTGTCTGAGGCAATGGATACAAACAATTACTCCATAGTATCAGAGTTTGTGTTCCTGGGATTCACAAATTCATGGGAGATTCAACTTCCCCTTTttgtattctcttttttgttctaCTTTGCAAGTATGATGGGAAACTTTGTCATTGTGTTCACTGTCACCTTGGATGATCATCTGCACACCCCCATGTACTTCCTTCTTGCTAACCTCTCAGTCATTGATATGCAATTTTGTTCAATCACAGCCCCTAAAATGATTAGTGATATTTTCAAGAAGCACAAAACCATCACCTTTTGTGGATGTCTTACACAGATCTTCTTTAGCCATGCCGTTGGTGGCACTGAAATGGTGCTGCTCATAGCAATGGCTTTTGACAGATATGTGGCTATTTGTAAGCCTCTCCATTACCTAACGATTATGAGTCCTCGAACATGTCTATACTTTTTACTCACCTCCTGGGTCATTGGTCTCCTTCATTCATTGGTTCAATTAGTTTTTGTGGTAGATTTGCCTTTTTGTGGCCCTAACATATTAGACAGCTTTTACTGTGATCTTCCCCGGCTACTCAGACTTGCCTGCATAGACACTCAAAAACTACAGTTCATGGTCACTATCAATAGTGGATTCATTTCTGTGGGTTCTTTCATCTTGTTGGTCATTTCCTACATCTTCATTCTGTTCACTGTTTGGAATCATTCTTTTAGTGGTTTATCCAAGGCCCTTTCCACTTTGTCAGCTCATATTACCGTCGTGGTTTTGTTCTTTGGACCACTGATGTTTTTCTATACGTGGCCTTATCCCACATCACACCTGGATAAATATCTTGCTATTTTTGATGCATTTATCACTCCTTTTCTGAATCCTGTCATCTACACATTCAGGAACAAGGAGATGAAAGTGTCAATAAGCAGACTCTATAGTCATTTTATGCATCTCAGGAAGATTTCCTAAATGGATTGTCTTGTTCTTTAAAGCTGATTGAAGAAAAGGCATTGTAAAGTGTCagagaaatatttcatatttaggCTTTATTAAATGACTGTAAATCAGTTTATTAGGTTGATGTATacttcataaaattatatatgatgtTTTTTGACatcaaaaagttaaaatttaaatgataaagcTGATCATTATATAATCAGCATGATATAAGTCTTGTACTTAACCAGAAATATTTCCCCTTTCCTACATTGTTCATATTATCTTTCCTCTACTTTACTAcatattttgatttgatttctttgttcatgatattttcttatattcttgAAAGTTGCTGcctattgtttctttatttggcTCTATAATTTGATTCAttggaaaaattttaattccatgttaattttagaatttaaagatAGAATTGATTGCTAAGTTAATTTGTTCTAATCCTCTCAGTTGGCAAAATTATTTGCAAAGGGCATGAAGCTAGAAGTTATCagagaaaactaaaaactatCATCAGACTCTAGCACTGGTCATCACTACAGTGTACTTTCACATAAATTTTgtatttgaatttattattatgtTCTACTCTTTCAGTTTTTACTTGTAAATATTTTCCTCAGCTTATAAAGTTTAATATAtactcatttttggtttgttttctgtttgtttgttttttgggctacaccggtgacactcagggtttactcctaaatatgcactcagaaatcactcctggcttggggggccatatgggacactagggattgaaccaaggtccatgctgggtcagccacatgcaaatcaaataccttaccgctgcactaccactctgggccccaattatatactcatttatttttaaatcaaatttattaaCTTACCATTagttgtaaatataaaattttagagtgCAGCATCACATAGCCTCCTCCAGGTATGGGAAAAACTagcatttatcatttttaaatgccATAAATTTTATTCTTCAGATTCTaccaaatttgaattttaaactatttcttaagtataaaatattgtaATTCAGTATTAAATGACATTTTTCCTGCCTACAGTGATTTTCAGATTGACTTTTGATTAAAACCTATTTTGTGATCTTCAAGTCCCACTAAATACATGTGATAAAATGATATTCCCTATTTTAAGGGAAATAAATGAAATCGGTGAATTGACTtcttttcacaaagaaaaaactttaaatatttgaaCAAATGAACATATTTAGCTTCTCATCAATGTCAgcatacaagaaaaagaaaagaaagtataaaatatgtgtgaagtttctctttttctggaAACTGTGGCTGTTATTTAACATGGTTactaagaaacaaagaaacctaATTATTAAGACAGTCCATAAGAAAATAGAGCCGTGATGGTCACTCATCAGATCCTAGGAATATGATTGATTTGACATATATATGATGCTTTTTATACTCTAGGTATTATAGTCTCTACCTTGTATTttggataaaaaataaagttggataacaaaatgaagaaaatttaatgactaaaatgaataaaaatctataaaatcatCTCTATCTTCTAGAAAAATGGGTCTTACTGAGACACAAAAAGCATTAAATATCTTAAGGTTGTATTATGAATAAACCTCAGCCCAAAGTCTTATAGTTTGGgttcattatttctcttttatttagctCTTGTATTATAATGCAATTGCAACAAAGATAccaaaaatgcagagaaaaagTAGGCCCCCATCATATCTTTACTTAATTCACCACTGTGGCTCATTTAAATGCCAGACAAATTCAAATAATTAGAATGTAACCCACTATAATTGTAAATCCAATCTAGCAGCAGTCTTTTTTGTATGCATGCTGCTGAAGCACTAGTAGCAGCCTTAGTTGCATATACTGTTAGCCAGTCTTGCTTGGCTTTGTCCCAAAAGAAATAGAGAACACACAGTAATGCAAGTCAAACAAAGAGgttactgtggcttttgtggagtaatttttttttggctgcaGGCCTACCAGCAGTATGAGAAGGCAAGGGGAATGGGTCTACACTTATTACAGAAAGTTCTAGTAAAtgaggaccagaaaaatattaaatacttaaaaactgctaatatatttgaagaaagatGTCAATAGCAACACAAATTGTTGGGAGATTTCAGCACTCTGTCACAACTTGaaagatcaaccaggctaaaactcaaaaACAGTATATTGGCTTTAAAGGAAGAGAGTGGtttagtgtgtgtatatatttatgtgtatatatatatataaagagataaagagagagtatatatatgtatatatacatatatatactcacatataacATACCCAATAAGCTAAATACaatttcttctccaatgcacctgggacattctccaagatagaccaaaTGCTGGTgtataaaacatacatccataaaaatcaagaggatacaaatcatatcaactatcttctctgaCCACAATGCAGggtagaagtgaattacaaaaaaaaaatggagaaacaacTTTTAATACCGGAGTATTAAAGAGCTCAGTACTGAATAGCCAGTGTCTTAGagattaaataaaagaggaaataaaaagatttctggaaacaaataagaatgaagacactAATAATCAGAATtcgtgggacacagaaaaagaggCATTAAGAGGAAAACATAGCTTTGCAATCATTCATCAGAGAGACAAAAATGTCTACAtcataagcagtactttgcagaagccaggtcccctgctcatgacatcaggctgggaaaatctatgaaactatgcatgccgagtggagcccgactgtgaaaaattgtgagtgctgcctgtgtgtgtctatctcctgtcATGTCGTGTGAAACTCtagggagtgggccaaaaaaaaggctccagaagagagagagaatctttaTAAATCATATAAGGAATgataaaggagagatcactactgatatggcagagattcaaagggtaatcagaaactactttgagaaactctacgccactaaaaatgaaaacctggaagaaatggataatttcttggactcttaaaatattccacagttgaaggaagaggatgtagcatatctaaacacactcatcactattgatgaaattaaaacggtatttaaatgtctgcccaaaaacaaaagctcagacccagatggattcactatggaattctttcaaaatttccaagaggaactactaccaatcctggcaatactctatcatgaaactgaacaaacagaaacacttccaaaattttttatgaagccaacatcaccttgatacctaaacgagacagagatgctacaaaaaaagaaaattacagaccaatatcgctgatgagtgtagatgcaaagatcctcaacaaaatcctggcaaataggattcagcgcctcattaagaagattatccactatgatcaagtaggtttcatcccagaaatgcaaggctggtttaacatccataaatctatcaacataatacacaacatcaacaacaagaaaaatagaaatcacatgatcatatcaatagacacagagaaagtatttgataaggtctaacacccattcttgatcaaaactctcagcaagatgggaatggaaggaacctttctcaatatagttgaggccatctaccacaagccagaggcaaatattgtcctcaatggagaaaaactgaaagcctttcctctaaattctggcagaagacaaggctgtactctctcaccactccctattcaacatagcacagaaagtacttgctatagcgattaggcaagaaaaagatatcaagaaaatccagataggaaaggaaaaagtcaagctctcactgtttgcagatgacatgatactctacctagaaatccctaaagtctctacgaaaaagcttctagaatcaatagactcatatagcaaggtggcaggctacaaaattaacacacaaaaatcaatggcctttctatacacaaatagtaataagggagtaatggacattaagaaaacaaccccatttacaatagtgccacacaaactcaaatatcttggaatcaacttgactaaaaatgtgaaggacctttagaaagaaaactataaaactctgctctaagaaataagagaggatatgcggaaatggaagcacatacgtggctcatggattggcagaattaacatcattaaaatggcaatactccccaaagcattgtacagatttaatgcgatccctctaaagatacccatgacagtcttcaaagaagtggatcaggcacttttgaaattcatttggaacaataaacaccctagaatagctaaagcaatcattggggaaaagaatatgggaaaaattacttttcccaactttaaactgtactacaaagcaatagttatcaaaacagcatggtattggaataaagacaggacctcagatcggtggaataggcttgaatactcagagaatgttccccagacatacaatcacctaatttttgataaaggagcaagaaatcctaaatggagcaaagaaagcctcttcaacaagtggtgttggcacaactggctagccacttgcaaaaaactgaacttagatgtccagctaacatcatgtacgaaggttaaatccaaatggatgaaagacctcgatatcagatccaaaaccgtaagatatatagaacaacacgtaggtaaaacagtccagaacattgagactaaagacatcttcaaagaggaaactgcactctccaagcaagtgaaagcagagattaacaaatgggaatatattaaactgagaagcttctgcatctcaaaaagaaatagctcccagaatacaagagcccccaactgagtgggagaaactattcacccaatacccatcagaaaaggggctaatctacaaaatatacaaggcactgacagaaatttacaagaataaaacatctactcccatcaaaaaaatggggagaaaaatggacagacactttgataaagaagaaatacaaatggccaaaagacacatgaaaaaatgctccacatcactagtcatcagggagatacaaatcaaaacaactataaaggggccgggcggtggcgctggaggtaaggtgcctgccttacctgcgctagcctaggagacggaccgaggttcgatcccccggcgtcccatatggtcccccaagccaggagcgacttctgagcgcatagctaggagtaacccctgagcgtcaccgggtgtggcccaaaaaccaaaaaaaaaaaaaacaaaaaaaaaaacaactataaggtaccacctcactccccagagattggcacacatcacaaagaatgagaacaagcagtgttggcggggatgtggagagaaaggaactcttatccactgctggtgggaatgctgtctagttcaacctttatggaaagcaatatggagattccttcaaaaactggaaatcgagctcccatacgacccagctataccactcctaggaatataccctaggaacacaaaaatacattacaaaaatcccttccttacatctatattcattgcagcactatttaccatagcaagactctggaaacagccaagatacccttcaacagatgaatggctaaagaaactgtggtacttttacacaatggaatattatgcagccatcagaagagatgtagtcatgaaattttcctatacatggatgtacatggaatctatttgctgagtgaaataagagacagagagagagagagaaaaacgcagaatggtctcactcatctatgtattttaagaaaaatgaaagacattcttgcaataataactttcagactcaaaagagaaaagagctggaagttacagctcacttcaggaagctcaccacaaacagggatgagtttagttagagaaataactatgttttgaactatcctaataatgagaatgtacaagggaactagaaagcctgtctagagtacaggcgggggttgggtggggaggaggaagatttgggatattggtgatgaaaatgttgcactggtgatgggtggtgttctttacatgactgaagcccaaacataattatgtatgtaataaatttgtttgaataaaaaattttaaaaaataaatattgatactTAACTTTGGAGAGTTAGAAGATAATGTACATGAACAAGTTTTTTTACTCTCTTAAAGTGtctagaaaagaaagaggaatatgggaagcatgctaggaacaagggtggagggaggacagatttggtggtgggaattcccctaattcaatatcaatatgtacttaaatattctgtgaaagatatgtaatctatttttgtcaaaataataatcattattaaaaaaagaaaaatgaagtcatgaaattttcttatacatcgatggacatggagagtatcatggtatgtgaaataagtcagaagtagAATTATAAAtgtagaataatcacactcataagaaaaattaaagatagcatGATAAgattatccagagacaatataaatGAGATCCAGAAAGAcaaatccatggtaggaagtattctacaaatagtggagcaggggccagagagataacatggaggtaaggcatttgccttgcatgcagaatatcagtggctcgaatcccagcatcccatatggtcccctgatcctgccaggaaagatttctgagcatagatccagaaataacccctgatcactgccaggtgtgacccaaaaaccaaaaaacaaacagacaaacaaacaaaaagcaaatagtAGAGCAGTATAGTGAGGATAGAGAAAGGACAACTATGAAATTATAGTGGGAACTGATTACtctgaacaaaaaaaaagttgctaaAGGTATAGagttatatacttacatatatgcatgtatgtatacttaccccttcattaatagtaATGCAATCAATAGTGTctaaagagaacaaaaatgaagagagaaagaagtaaaatgtctgctaaGAGGAAGGTGCCCAGAGAatcagagggaaactgggaacattggtgggaggaaaaaaaacactGGTGAACAGTGAAACCCagtaataaacatttttgtaaccatggtgcttaaattttttttgtttctttggccacacccagtgacactcaggggttactcctggctatgtgatcagaaatcactcctggcttgtgggatcatatggtgcTGCAGACGTcttgcatccctaagcaaaaccttagtggggtcagaaaCCCTTCATGAGAGGAAAGCGAGTACACgagcagacgaatatgaaatatgaaataataaagaccacacaaaatgcattgtgtGGGGACTTATGTCTATGAGAcaagagacaaactttacttttcagctgatgacattttaagcacaattatggtatgcaaggcaatttcagggaaacaaagggcagaggatcattAGGAGGAACAATACAATGGTACcagaccctagaatctacatatcaaataactaccagATGTAAGTGAGAAAGAggcctgctagaggtaaggtgaaacATGAGACGGGGGTGTTCTGCTTTGCAAGAAGTTCACAGCCTTTGgaaagtagaattcaagaaaggcagaagctattGTTAGCACCATGAAGCTGAGAGCAGGAAAAAGCAAGTTGCTGGGAACTGGCTTGGCTcaacctttgagttgcaaatatactggCCAGCGGGGAATTTAGCAgtctttggtgctgaaaatttctaataagattgctggtgggaatgccttctagttcaacctttatggaaagcaatatggacattcctccaaaaactggaaattgagctcccatacgatccagctataccaatcctaggaatataccctaagaacacaaaaatacaatacaaaaaccccttccttacacctatattcattgcagcactatttaccatagcaagactgtggaaacaaccaagatgcccttcaacagacgaatggctaaagaaactgtggtacatatacacaatggaatattatgcagctgtcaggagagatgaagtcatgaaattttcctatacatggatgcaaacggaatctattatgctgagtgaaataagtcagagagagagaaaaaaacgcagaatggtctcactcatctatgggttttaagaaaaatgaaagacattcttgcaataattttcagacacaaaagagaaaagagctggaagttccagctcacctcaggaagctcaccacaaagagtgatgagtttatgagagaaataactacattttgaactgtcctaataatgagaatgtatgagggaaatggagagcctgtttagagtacaggcgggggtcgggtggggaggagggagacttgggacattggtgatgggaatgttgcactggtgatgtgtggtgttctttacatgactgaaacccaaacacaatcatgtatgtaatcaaggtgtttaaatagaattaaaaaaaagatcgcAGGATAACTAAGGCCGAATATCTGTAGTTAGCAAAGGagacaaagtcaaataaataaaagtaaagagataaataatgtcacagccatgtcagaaatatagccagtaatccatgcaggggttatgattgacttctctaatGGGCCTTCTGGCTGGAGGGAAATcagacactgcaccaggaaagccaaaagacacgtctggtgcgtgcttcacTAATAATGGAGACATACCTGTTACAGGTAgtgacaatatgagatgccaggggattgaactgtggtccatcctaggatagtgtGCACAAGACAGACTTCATACtttttgcaccactgctccagaatcataaagtaattattttttaaatattatttttttattttaatgtttttatactttttattttgaccaaagtggattaaaaatctttcag encodes the following:
- the LOC126001449 gene encoding olfactory receptor 4F15-like, whose protein sequence is MDTNNYSIVSEFVFLGFTNSWEIQLPLFVFSFLFYFASMMGNFVIVFTVTLDDHLHTPMYFLLANLSVIDMQFCSITAPKMISDIFKKHKTITFCGCLTQIFFSHAVGGTEMVLLIAMAFDRYVAICKPLHYLTIMSPRTCLYFLLTSWVIGLLHSLVQLVFVVDLPFCGPNILDSFYCDLPRLLRLACIDTQKLQFMVTINSGFISVGSFILLVISYIFILFTVWNHSFSGLSKALSTLSAHITVVVLFFGPLMFFYTWPYPTSHLDKYLAIFDAFITPFLNPVIYTFRNKEMKVSISRLYSHFMHLRKIS